A segment of the Candidatus Sumerlaea chitinivorans genome:
TAGGCAACAAACCGCATCACGTCCTCATCAAGGTAACCGAACGCTTCCTGCGCTGTGTGCAAAACCTCGATGAGGGAATGCGCCTTGTAGCCGTGCCGACGCATGGTCGCCTCGAGCAGTTTCCAACGCGTATCGTTGGAAGGAGGTGTGGGTTTAGTGTATTTTGCTTTGAGCATAGTTTACGCTCCTCGATCCTCGGCGGAAGATAATAGAGAATTCTTTCTCTATTTAGCTGTTGCGCCCGCGACGTATTTTACCGCTCATCACAACCTCTTCCGCCTTGCTTGACTTCGAATTCACCCCAACATCACACCTAAATTCAAGAAAAATTTATCGAGATTGAATTCCTTATTTGCTTTGCCTGCAAAACCCCGAGATCTCAAAGAACTATATAACCACTCCATGACAACTGCCCACTCTTTTGTAAACCTCCCCAGACCGGTCCGTCCGAGTATTCTCTGCCAAACCACAATGACTTCTACCATATCTGGACCCGACCGCGCAACATGAATTATCCTGTTTCAATCCCACCAGAAAATAGAAAGCACCCCAAGGTCGTCCGAGGTGCTCCCCCTGCGGATCAATCCACGTTGGGCTGTCCCTGCCCACCGTGAAACCGGAAAGCGTTCACTTCCAAATGCTGCTCACCGCGGCAGGACAAATAAAGAGAACGGGAGCTTGGGGCACTGCCGCCATGCTCCCGTCCGGGTTTTGTTTGCACGTGCAAACCTCGCCACTCACGCGCAGCCACGCGCGCGCAAGAAGCGAGGAGCAAGCCTCTTAGGGCATTACTTTGCTTTTCCTTGGTTTGCCACCGCTTCCGCCGCGCGCGCCACTGCCTCCGGATCCCCCAAATAATAGTGGCGGATTGGCTTCAACTCGTCGTCGAGTTCATAAACCAGAGGGATCCCGGTCGGGATGTTGAGCCCAACAATCTCTTCGTCGCTGATGTTATCGAGATACTTTACCAGCGCGCGCAAGCTATTGCCGTGGGCCGCGATGATCACCCGTTTCCCGCTTCGAATGGCTGGCGCGATGGTCTCATGCCAGTAGGGCAGGAAGCGTTGAACCGTATCCTTCAAGCATTCGGTCACGGGAATCTCCTCGGGGCGCAGATCGCGATAGCGCGGATCGTGTCCCGGCCAACGCGGATCACTTTTCTCCAAAGCCGGCGGTGGCACGTCGTAGCTTCGGCGCCAGATTTTCACCTGTTCCTCGCCGAACTTCGCTGCCATCTCGGACTTGTTGAGCCCTTGGAGGGCACCATAGTGGCGTTCGTTCAGCCGCCACGAATTATGGATGGGGATCCACATGAGATCCATCTCGTCGAGCACGATCCAAAGCGTCCGAATTGCCCGCTTGAGGACGGAGGTAAACGCGACGTCAAAACAATAGCCTTCTTTCTTTAGCGTTTTGCCCGCCTCGTGGGCTTCCACGATCCCCCGGTCGGACAAATCCACATCCGTCCAGCCAGTAAAACGATTCTCTTTATTCCAAACACTCTCGCCGTGACGCAGCAACACAACCTTATGCATGTTGGATCCTTTCTCTGAAATGTATCTCGCGTTCGCTACACTCTACCCCTGTCGGAAAAAAACTTCGTCAAGCCTGAATGGGAAAGAGGCAGACACCTGGAAGGTGCTGAAAGATTCATGGGAGGCGTCGAGTGCGTCGCCTAGCAAGTGAAAAACCCTCACGCACGCTCAACGTCGTGCGAATCTTCGCCTCTCTTTGGTCTCAGCGC
Coding sequences within it:
- a CDS encoding Phosphoglycerate mutase — protein: MHKVVLLRHGESVWNKENRFTGWTDVDLSDRGIVEAHEAGKTLKKEGYCFDVAFTSVLKRAIRTLWIVLDEMDLMWIPIHNSWRLNERHYGALQGLNKSEMAAKFGEEQVKIWRRSYDVPPPALEKSDPRWPGHDPRYRDLRPEEIPVTECLKDTVQRFLPYWHETIAPAIRSGKRVIIAAHGNSLRALVKYLDNISDEEIVGLNIPTGIPLVYELDDELKPIRHYYLGDPEAVARAAEAVANQGKAK